A single genomic interval of Persephonella atlantica harbors:
- a CDS encoding SDR family NAD(P)-dependent oxidoreductase: protein MKKVAVITGASKGLGKALSDVFRKNGYTVIGISRTHSENADMSIQADFSDSKGVEKAVEEINRRTDRIDVLINNAGVGLYESWEEMSMEDLRRLFEINFFSVVNLTKLLLPQIKKSRGSIINVSSVAGKLYVPYMGGYCASKYALNAFSDSLRAELIEDNVHVLNLIVGRINTGFSSRAMGSRKPPETPFGSTPEKFAEAVFKAYKNRKREIVFPRWYKYFIWLSKLFPGLYDRKAYEKWHY from the coding sequence ATGAAAAAAGTTGCTGTCATAACAGGAGCATCAAAGGGTTTAGGGAAAGCTCTTTCTGATGTATTTAGAAAGAACGGCTATACAGTGATAGGTATATCACGAACCCATTCTGAAAATGCTGATATGTCTATTCAGGCAGATTTCTCAGACAGTAAAGGCGTGGAAAAAGCAGTTGAGGAGATTAACAGAAGGACAGACAGAATTGACGTTCTAATCAACAATGCAGGTGTTGGTTTATACGAAAGCTGGGAAGAGATGAGTATGGAAGATTTGAGAAGGCTGTTTGAGATAAACTTTTTTTCTGTTGTTAATCTGACAAAACTTCTCCTTCCACAGATTAAAAAAAGTAGAGGAAGCATAATAAATGTCTCCTCTGTGGCTGGTAAGCTATATGTTCCATACATGGGTGGTTACTGTGCATCAAAGTATGCCCTTAATGCATTCTCTGACAGTCTCAGGGCAGAGCTGATAGAGGACAATGTCCATGTTTTAAATCTTATTGTTGGCAGAATAAACACAGGATTTTCATCACGGGCTATGGGTAGCAGGAAACCTCCAGAAACTCCATTTGGTTCTACTCCAGAGAAATTTGCCGAAGCTGTATTCAAAGCATACAAGAACAGAAAAAGGGAGATAGTATTCCCGCGGTGGTATAAATATTTCATATGGTTATCTAAACTGTTTCCGGGTTTATACGACAGAAAAGCATACGAAAAATGGCATTACTGA